A stretch of the Streptomyces venezuelae genome encodes the following:
- a CDS encoding MFS transporter translates to MTTAEEKQGPPQPAAVAAAAGLPGEPAGTGIRQPAAGTAAGPHSSGGSPADTGTGTGADAGTAAGPHSSGGSPAAPDSAARRALRAVTGRPIAVTTAVAAVLHVVWFFLFANSGGDLAAQDAWAEFVGRHPDSAYNLAWYGGMHPVSYSVVSPYLMHVLGVRTTMMIAGTVSAALLALILTRCRGAVRQPLWPALAGVYGLFCNALSGRVTFGLGVMFALGAVAAAFCWPRMWARKRWAKAAVAALLAGLATASSPVAGLFLGVVAAALFLSGRRPGAYALGLAPVAVVGLSAWLFPFSGTQPMTVASACLPYLAGVAVLVLVPKGWTTVRIAAGVYALGVFLTWAIDSQVGSNVTRLAMLFGGAVLLAALPYAVPRSRRWYAVLLAVTSLTVWITANSVLDIVRTTPVAAWNRELAPLVDQLQKAGADRGRVEVVPASSHRESSAFPSYVNLARGWNRQADLERNPLFYDDTLTADSYREWLDRWAVHYVVLPAGKPDVGGEDEAALVREGLPYLQQVWGDANWQLFKVHEPGQLVGGSAQVVRAAADRMVIDVKAPGRVLVKVPHSPWLGLVDANGKAVMPPQETELSKAGRTPVKQYENTAGCLFKAAPDLEGDVWTELLAPAPGEYRLAAKYRVPRGTPCPEALIHQELGTPARTSPPRPSPQP, encoded by the coding sequence GTGACCACCGCGGAAGAGAAGCAGGGGCCGCCGCAGCCGGCGGCCGTGGCCGCCGCGGCCGGCCTGCCCGGCGAGCCGGCGGGAACCGGCATACGGCAGCCGGCCGCCGGCACCGCCGCCGGCCCGCACAGCTCCGGCGGTAGCCCGGCGGACACCGGCACCGGCACGGGCGCCGACGCCGGCACCGCCGCCGGCCCGCACAGCTCCGGCGGTAGCCCGGCCGCACCCGATTCCGCCGCGCGCCGAGCGCTCCGTGCGGTCACCGGCCGCCCCATCGCCGTCACCACCGCGGTCGCCGCCGTCCTGCACGTCGTCTGGTTCTTCCTCTTCGCCAACAGCGGCGGTGACCTCGCCGCCCAGGACGCCTGGGCCGAGTTCGTCGGCCGGCACCCGGACTCCGCCTACAACCTCGCCTGGTACGGCGGGATGCACCCGGTCTCCTACAGCGTCGTCTCGCCGTACCTGATGCACGTCCTCGGCGTCCGGACCACGATGATGATCGCCGGAACCGTCTCCGCCGCCCTGCTCGCACTGATCCTCACCCGCTGCCGCGGTGCCGTCCGCCAGCCGCTCTGGCCCGCCCTCGCCGGGGTGTACGGGCTGTTCTGCAACGCCCTGTCCGGCCGGGTCACCTTCGGCCTCGGGGTGATGTTCGCGCTCGGTGCGGTCGCCGCCGCCTTCTGCTGGCCCCGGATGTGGGCGCGGAAGCGCTGGGCCAAGGCGGCCGTCGCCGCGCTGCTGGCCGGGCTCGCCACCGCCTCCAGCCCGGTCGCCGGGCTGTTCCTCGGGGTGGTCGCCGCCGCGCTGTTCCTGAGCGGCCGGCGCCCCGGCGCGTACGCCCTCGGGCTCGCGCCGGTGGCCGTGGTCGGGCTCTCGGCCTGGCTGTTCCCCTTCTCCGGCACCCAGCCGATGACGGTGGCCTCGGCCTGCCTGCCGTACCTCGCCGGGGTGGCCGTCCTCGTCCTCGTACCGAAGGGCTGGACGACGGTCCGGATCGCCGCCGGCGTGTACGCCCTGGGCGTCTTCCTGACCTGGGCGATCGATTCACAGGTCGGCTCGAACGTTACCCGCCTGGCGATGCTGTTCGGCGGCGCGGTGCTGCTCGCCGCCCTCCCGTACGCGGTGCCGCGCAGCCGGCGCTGGTACGCCGTGCTGCTCGCCGTCACCTCCCTGACCGTCTGGATCACCGCCAACAGCGTCCTGGACATCGTCCGCACCACCCCGGTGGCGGCCTGGAACCGCGAGCTCGCACCGCTGGTCGACCAGCTGCAGAAGGCGGGCGCCGACCGGGGCCGGGTCGAGGTGGTCCCGGCCAGCAGCCACCGTGAGTCCTCGGCCTTCCCCTCGTACGTCAATCTGGCCCGCGGCTGGAACCGGCAGGCCGACCTGGAGCGGAATCCGCTCTTCTACGACGACACGCTGACCGCCGACAGCTACCGGGAATGGCTGGACCGGTGGGCCGTGCACTATGTGGTGCTGCCCGCCGGCAAACCGGATGTGGGCGGCGAGGACGAGGCGGCCCTGGTCCGCGAGGGCCTGCCCTACCTCCAGCAGGTGTGGGGCGACGCGAACTGGCAGCTGTTCAAGGTGCACGAGCCGGGACAGCTGGTCGGCGGCTCGGCCCAGGTGGTCCGCGCGGCTGCCGACCGGATGGTCATCGACGTCAAGGCTCCCGGACGGGTGCTGGTGAAGGTCCCGCACTCGCCGTGGCTGGGCCTGGTGGACGCCAACGGCAAGGCCGTGATGCCCCCGCAGGAGACGGAGCTCTCCAAGGCCGGGCGCACGCCGGTGAAGCAGTACGAGAACACCGCCGGCTGCCTGTTCAAGGCGGCGCCGGACCTGGAGGGGGACGTCTGGACGGAGCTGCTCGCCCCGGCCCCGGGTGAGTACCGGCTGGCGGCGAAGTACCGGGTCCCGCGGGGTACGCCCTGCCCGGAGGCGCTGATCCACCAGGAGCTGGGGACGCCGGCGCGGACGAGTCCGCCCCGGCCGTCCCCCCAGCCCTGA
- a CDS encoding D-alanyl-D-alanine carboxypeptidase family protein codes for MLRPRDAAEPQDPLRAAVAAWVAGADPEPTDGPAAKYAASPASTAEAAAKSATASASTPEAPEAPAEAGSGSGSAGKGGADAPDAAEADSERTAVFRAVKLDAGSVSAPEAPDAEAAAGAAAPAAPKAPAEAGSGSGPAGKGGADARAAAPDSERTAVFRAVKLDAGSVSAPEASDAEPAAGAAALEAPAEAGSGSGSAGKGGADAPDAAEADSERTAVFRAVKPDAASASAPEAAAPAGKGGADAPAAPADSERTAVFRAVKLDAGSVSAPEASDAEPAAGAAALEAPAEAGSGSGSAGKGGADAPDAAEADSERTAVFRAVKPGAGAGSGSGPAAKASAEPDVERTTMFRAVKPAAAGGDSAKRDGVLRGMRDDSAPAPAPATAAPADSASGSEDGEKTAVFRAVPTDAPADAGKDEAGKDDAGWFRPSGRPEARNGSGSGSGNGSSTFVPLRTDDDLPRTPAKPEPKAEPKAAPAPKAQPKAEPVALTGAERTTQQPLPPKPPLDLLAELTNNPPPPPSAMRTTVRRVKIYAPLLVLLIVVLGIVQLVRPLPDPKLTMTAQNSFTFDGAAPQLPYPNDGQSFMAAAGLGTVGSSGEQKPVPIASVTKAMTAYIILRDHPLKKGEDGPMIPVDKLAETEGQKDKSDNESTLNTVKEGQSISQYDAIAALMIPSANNIARLLARWDTGGDQEAFVKKMNDTAKELGMTNTTYTDPSGLDATTVSTAEDQVKLGLKIVEMEALVAITKLPEWTDASGKKWRNWNDLVPFNGSLGIKTGSTTKGGGNLLFAAEKKVGKTNQLIVGAVLGQHKTPILGTAIAASKDMMLATQKMLTSAPVVKKGQVVGYVDDGLGGQTPVIATADVEAVGWPSVTVAIKLSAGDGKLPQSAKAGTEVGLLTVGEGASQVKVPVALKSDLAAPGLGSKLTRLG; via the coding sequence GTGCTGCGCCCGCGCGATGCGGCCGAACCGCAGGACCCGCTGCGGGCGGCGGTCGCCGCGTGGGTCGCAGGCGCGGACCCCGAGCCGACCGACGGCCCGGCGGCCAAGTACGCGGCTTCGCCTGCATCGACGGCCGAGGCGGCTGCGAAGTCGGCGACGGCTTCCGCTTCCACGCCGGAGGCGCCGGAGGCGCCCGCTGAGGCGGGTTCCGGTTCCGGGTCGGCCGGGAAGGGCGGGGCTGACGCCCCGGACGCCGCTGAGGCGGACTCGGAGCGGACCGCGGTCTTCCGCGCGGTGAAGCTGGACGCGGGTTCTGTTTCCGCGCCGGAGGCGCCGGACGCCGAGGCCGCCGCTGGCGCGGCTGCGCCGGCTGCGCCGAAGGCGCCCGCTGAGGCGGGTTCCGGTTCCGGGCCGGCCGGGAAGGGCGGCGCTGATGCTCGCGCCGCTGCGCCGGATTCGGAGCGGACGGCCGTCTTCCGTGCGGTGAAGCTGGACGCGGGTTCTGTTTCCGCGCCGGAGGCGTCGGACGCCGAGCCCGCCGCTGGCGCGGCTGCGCTGGAGGCTCCCGCTGAGGCGGGTTCCGGTTCCGGGTCGGCCGGGAAGGGCGGGGCTGACGCCCCGGACGCCGCTGAGGCGGACTCGGAGCGGACCGCGGTCTTCCGCGCGGTGAAGCCGGACGCGGCTTCCGCTTCCGCGCCGGAGGCGGCGGCGCCGGCTGGGAAGGGCGGGGCTGACGCTCCCGCCGCGCCCGCGGACTCGGAGCGGACCGCGGTGTTCCGCGCGGTGAAGCTGGACGCGGGTTCTGTTTCCGCGCCGGAGGCGTCGGACGCCGAGCCCGCCGCTGGCGCGGCTGCGCTGGAGGCTCCCGCTGAGGCGGGTTCCGGTTCCGGGTCGGCCGGGAAGGGCGGGGCTGACGCCCCGGACGCCGCTGAGGCGGACTCGGAGCGGACCGCGGTCTTCCGGGCGGTGAAGCCGGGCGCCGGCGCGGGTTCCGGTTCCGGGCCGGCCGCCAAGGCCTCGGCCGAGCCGGACGTCGAGCGTACGACCATGTTCCGTGCGGTGAAGCCGGCCGCCGCCGGCGGTGACTCCGCGAAGCGTGACGGCGTTCTCCGTGGCATGCGCGATGACTCCGCACCCGCACCCGCCCCCGCCACCGCAGCTCCCGCAGATTCCGCTTCCGGTTCGGAGGACGGCGAGAAGACCGCCGTCTTCCGCGCTGTCCCCACGGACGCCCCCGCCGACGCCGGCAAGGACGAGGCCGGCAAGGACGACGCCGGCTGGTTCCGGCCCAGCGGCCGGCCCGAGGCCCGTAACGGCAGCGGCAGCGGCAGCGGTAACGGCAGCAGCACCTTCGTACCCCTGCGTACCGATGACGACCTGCCCCGCACCCCTGCCAAGCCCGAGCCCAAGGCGGAGCCAAAGGCAGCGCCCGCGCCCAAGGCGCAGCCCAAGGCGGAGCCGGTCGCGTTGACCGGGGCCGAGCGGACCACGCAGCAGCCGCTGCCGCCCAAGCCGCCGCTCGACCTGCTCGCCGAGCTCACCAACAACCCGCCCCCGCCGCCCAGCGCCATGCGGACCACCGTCCGGCGGGTCAAGATCTACGCGCCGCTGCTCGTGCTGCTCATCGTCGTCCTCGGCATCGTCCAGCTGGTCCGCCCGCTTCCCGACCCGAAGCTGACCATGACGGCCCAGAACAGCTTCACCTTCGACGGGGCCGCGCCGCAGCTGCCCTACCCCAACGACGGCCAGTCGTTCATGGCCGCCGCGGGCCTCGGCACCGTCGGTTCCTCCGGCGAGCAGAAGCCCGTCCCGATCGCCAGCGTGACCAAGGCCATGACGGCGTACATCATCCTGCGCGACCACCCCCTCAAGAAGGGGGAAGACGGTCCGATGATCCCGGTCGACAAGCTCGCCGAGACCGAGGGCCAGAAGGACAAGTCGGACAACGAGTCCACCCTCAACACGGTGAAGGAGGGCCAGTCGATCTCTCAGTACGACGCGATCGCCGCCCTCATGATCCCCTCCGCGAACAACATCGCGCGGCTGCTCGCCCGCTGGGACACCGGCGGTGACCAGGAGGCGTTCGTCAAGAAGATGAACGACACCGCCAAGGAACTCGGCATGACCAACACCACGTACACGGACCCCTCGGGTCTGGACGCGACCACGGTCAGCACCGCCGAGGACCAGGTCAAGCTCGGCCTGAAGATCGTCGAGATGGAGGCCCTGGTCGCGATCACCAAGCTGCCCGAGTGGACCGACGCCTCCGGCAAGAAGTGGCGGAACTGGAACGACCTCGTTCCGTTCAACGGCTCGCTCGGCATCAAGACCGGCTCCACCACCAAGGGCGGCGGCAACCTGCTCTTCGCCGCCGAGAAGAAGGTCGGCAAGACCAACCAGCTGATCGTGGGCGCGGTCCTCGGCCAGCACAAGACGCCGATCCTCGGCACCGCGATCGCCGCCAGCAAGGACATGATGCTGGCCACGCAGAAGATGCTGACCAGTGCGCCGGTGGTGAAGAAGGGCCAGGTCGTCGGGTACGTGGACGACGGCCTCGGCGGTCAGACCCCGGTGATCGCCACCGCCGACGTGGAGGCGGTCGGCTGGCCTTCGGTGACGGTGGCCATCAAGCTGAGTGCCGGAGACGGCAAGCTGCCGCAGTCGGCGAAGGCCGGCACCGAGGTCGGTCTGCTGACCGTCGGTGAGGGCGCCAGCCAGGTCAAGGTGCCGGTGGCACTGAAGAGCGACCTGGCCGCTCCCGGCCTCGGGAGCAAGCTGACCCGGCTCGGCTGA
- a CDS encoding GOLPH3/VPS74 family protein, whose translation MGRSRRTIPEELLLLALDPATGTTAQPQSLDLGLAGAQLVELALAGRIAPDGDRIAVVMPRPTGDPTLDSALELLRRRGSPVRAVHWIGGPRLGLRQIYLAHLERCGMVHAVAGQMCGVLPTTRYQATDTAISREIRARLDSAIRTGVPPDPRTAALAALAHAVGLGKHLYPGNEGRSSRSRLRDLIRHDPMGGLVAHAVMDVQNGVAAQPRRERAAAAPASAPAPAARATAASGLPLQPRRGAPMARAGAAH comes from the coding sequence ATGGGCAGGAGCCGCAGAACAATTCCGGAGGAGCTTCTGCTGCTCGCCTTGGACCCGGCCACGGGAACCACGGCGCAGCCGCAGTCGCTCGACCTCGGCCTGGCCGGGGCACAGCTAGTGGAGCTGGCTCTGGCAGGACGGATAGCCCCTGATGGGGATCGTATCGCCGTGGTGATGCCACGGCCGACAGGAGATCCGACTTTGGACTCCGCACTGGAACTGCTGCGCAGGCGCGGCAGCCCGGTCCGGGCCGTCCACTGGATCGGTGGACCCCGGCTGGGGCTCCGCCAGATTTACCTCGCTCATCTGGAGCGGTGCGGCATGGTGCATGCCGTGGCGGGACAGATGTGCGGGGTGCTGCCGACGACGCGCTACCAGGCGACCGACACGGCCATCAGCCGGGAGATCCGTGCCCGGCTCGACAGTGCGATCCGCACCGGCGTACCACCGGACCCGCGGACCGCGGCGCTCGCCGCACTGGCCCACGCGGTCGGTCTCGGCAAGCACCTGTACCCCGGCAACGAGGGTCGTTCGTCCAGGTCCCGACTGCGGGACCTGATCCGGCACGACCCGATGGGCGGCCTCGTGGCGCATGCCGTGATGGACGTTCAGAACGGTGTGGCAGCACAGCCGCGCCGCGAACGTGCCGCGGCGGCACCGGCATCCGCACCGGCCCCGGCCGCCCGGGCCACGGCAGCGAGCGGCCTTCCGCTGCAGCCGCGCCGGGGCGCCCCGATGGCCCGCGCCGGCGCTGCGCACTGA
- a CDS encoding helix-turn-helix domain-containing protein has protein sequence MASNVNPTVRRRRLGMELRKLREDKGMTAEQVAERLLVSQSKISRLENGRRSISQRDVRDLCEVYEVEDRRLVDSLMQMAKDSRQQGWWHAFGDIPYSVYIGLETDAASLRVYEPQVVPGLLQTPEYAQAIIRGALPETSPLDIDKRVQVRMRRQDRLSETANNNPEVGPLRLWAVIDEAALRRRVGDEQLMIRQLEHLIEQSELPHVTVQVMPFSMGAHPGLNGQYAILEFPDASDSTVVYIEGVTSDLYLEKANDVQKYSVMYEHLRAQAHNVDQTREFISDIIAQYAQKG, from the coding sequence GTGGCGTCCAATGTCAATCCCACCGTCCGACGGCGCCGGCTCGGCATGGAGTTGCGCAAGCTCCGTGAGGACAAGGGCATGACGGCCGAACAGGTCGCCGAGCGCCTGCTGGTCTCCCAGTCCAAGATCAGCCGACTGGAGAACGGCCGCCGGTCCATCAGCCAGCGGGACGTCCGCGACCTGTGCGAGGTGTACGAGGTGGAGGACCGGAGGCTCGTGGACTCGCTCATGCAGATGGCCAAGGACTCCCGGCAGCAGGGCTGGTGGCACGCCTTCGGCGATATCCCGTACAGCGTCTACATCGGTCTGGAGACCGATGCCGCCAGCCTGCGGGTGTACGAGCCGCAGGTGGTGCCTGGGCTGCTGCAGACCCCGGAGTACGCCCAGGCCATCATCCGCGGCGCGCTGCCGGAGACCTCGCCGCTGGACATCGACAAGCGCGTCCAGGTCCGCATGCGGCGCCAGGACCGGCTGTCGGAGACCGCCAACAACAATCCGGAGGTCGGTCCGCTGCGGCTGTGGGCTGTCATCGACGAGGCGGCGCTGCGCCGGCGCGTGGGCGACGAGCAGTTGATGATCCGGCAGCTGGAGCACCTGATAGAGCAGTCGGAACTGCCGCACGTCACCGTCCAGGTGATGCCGTTCTCGATGGGCGCGCATCCGGGACTGAACGGGCAGTACGCCATTCTGGAATTCCCCGACGCATCCGACTCCACGGTCGTCTACATCGAGGGCGTGACGAGCGATTTGTACCTGGAAAAGGCCAATGATGTGCAGAAGTACAGCGTGATGTACGAGCATCTGCGCGCCCAGGCACACAATGTGGACCAGACCCGGGAGTTTATCTCCGACATCATTGCCCAATACGCACAGAAGGGCTGA
- a CDS encoding DUF397 domain-containing protein — translation MAIRQGATENWTKSSYSAGNGACIEVKSPIMEAIAVRDSKVQDGPSVTFAPASWTSFVNGVTEGTLGRLA, via the coding sequence ATGGCTATTCGTCAGGGTGCCACCGAAAACTGGACCAAGTCCTCCTACTCCGCCGGAAACGGTGCGTGCATCGAGGTCAAGTCCCCGATCATGGAGGCCATCGCGGTCCGTGACTCGAAGGTGCAGGACGGTCCGTCCGTCACCTTCGCGCCGGCCTCGTGGACCTCGTTCGTCAACGGAGTCACCGAGGGCACGCTGGGACGTCTCGCCTGA
- a CDS encoding PLP-dependent aminotransferase family protein, whose product MSDQQQLPPSFAARATSVGGSPVREILALTERLGVISFAGGLPAPELFDGEGLRAAYDAAFAGAARRALQYSTTEGAPELREAVAARIGARGLPTTPEDLLVTTGSQQALALITATLVEPGDVVLVENPTYLAALQCFGLAGARVVPVPCDEEGVLPEALEEVVRRERPKLFYSVPTFQNPTGRTLPAARRAAVAGIAARLGLWLVEDDPYGELRYEGAEVPWLAALPEAADRTALLGSFSKIMAPGLRLGWLRAPAALRRAAVVAKQAADLHTSTVDQLAAAHYLAAADLDGHVSRIRTAYRARRDALLAGLAEALPAGSAWNRPEGGMFVWARLPEGWDATALLKSAVAHDVAFVPGAPFFTGTPDPRTLRLSFTTHTPAEIAEGLTRLKASARSAS is encoded by the coding sequence ATGAGCGACCAGCAGCAGCTGCCCCCCTCGTTCGCCGCCCGTGCGACCTCGGTCGGGGGCTCACCCGTACGGGAGATCCTGGCGCTCACCGAACGGCTCGGGGTGATCTCCTTCGCCGGCGGCCTGCCCGCGCCCGAGCTCTTCGACGGCGAGGGGCTGCGGGCCGCGTACGACGCCGCCTTCGCGGGGGCGGCCCGGCGGGCGTTGCAGTACTCGACCACGGAGGGCGCGCCCGAGCTCCGCGAGGCGGTGGCCGCACGGATCGGCGCCCGCGGGCTGCCCACCACGCCGGAGGACCTGCTCGTCACCACCGGCTCGCAGCAGGCACTGGCGCTGATCACGGCCACCCTGGTCGAGCCCGGCGATGTGGTCCTGGTCGAGAACCCCACCTACCTGGCGGCCCTCCAGTGCTTCGGGCTCGCGGGGGCCCGGGTGGTGCCGGTGCCCTGCGACGAGGAGGGGGTGCTGCCGGAGGCGCTGGAGGAGGTGGTCCGGCGGGAGCGGCCGAAGCTGTTCTACTCGGTGCCGACCTTCCAGAACCCGACCGGGCGCACCCTGCCGGCCGCCCGGCGGGCCGCGGTCGCCGGGATTGCGGCCCGGCTGGGCCTGTGGCTGGTGGAGGACGACCCGTACGGGGAACTGCGGTACGAGGGCGCCGAGGTGCCCTGGCTGGCGGCCCTTCCGGAAGCGGCGGACCGTACGGCCCTGCTCGGCAGCTTTTCCAAGATCATGGCGCCGGGGCTCCGGCTGGGCTGGCTGCGGGCGCCGGCCGCGCTGCGGCGGGCCGCGGTGGTGGCCAAGCAGGCGGCCGATCTGCACACCTCCACCGTGGACCAGCTGGCTGCCGCGCACTATCTGGCCGCCGCCGACCTCGACGGCCATGTGTCCCGCATCCGCACCGCCTACCGCGCCCGGCGCGACGCCCTGCTCGCGGGTCTCGCCGAGGCCCTGCCGGCCGGGTCCGCGTGGAACCGGCCCGAGGGCGGCATGTTCGTCTGGGCCCGCCTGCCGGAGGGCTGGGACGCGACGGCCCTGCTGAAGTCGGCGGTCGCCCACGACGTGGCGTTCGTCCCCGGTGCCCCCTTCTTCACCGGCACCCCGGACCCCCGCACCCTCCGCCTGTCCTTCACCACCCACACCCCCGCGGAGATCGCGGAGGGCCTCACCCGCCTGAAGGCCTCGGCCCGCTCGGCCTCCTGA
- a CDS encoding SDR family oxidoreductase, with product MLLQGKTVIVSGVGAGLGHQVAATVVRDGGNAVLGARTEANLAKSAVEIDPDGTHTAYRTTDITDETQCEALAALAVERFGRIDAVVHVAAWDSHFGGLADADFGTWQQIIDVNLLGTLRMTRACLPALKERGGSVVIIGTQSAVAAPSQVQQAAYAASKGALTSAMYSMARELGPHRIRVNTVLPGWMWGPPVQAYVTFTAHSEQVAEDQVLNRLTERMALPELATDGDVADAAAFLASDRARAITGQSLLVNAGELMR from the coding sequence ATGCTGCTCCAGGGAAAGACCGTCATCGTCTCCGGCGTCGGGGCCGGGCTCGGGCACCAGGTGGCCGCCACCGTCGTACGGGACGGCGGGAACGCCGTGCTCGGGGCCCGGACCGAGGCCAATCTCGCCAAGTCCGCCGTCGAGATCGACCCCGACGGCACCCACACCGCCTACCGGACCACCGACATCACGGACGAGACGCAGTGCGAGGCCCTGGCGGCCCTCGCCGTCGAGCGGTTCGGCCGGATCGACGCCGTCGTGCACGTGGCCGCCTGGGACTCGCACTTCGGCGGACTGGCGGACGCGGACTTCGGCACCTGGCAGCAGATCATCGATGTGAACCTGCTGGGCACGCTCCGGATGACCCGCGCCTGCCTGCCCGCGCTCAAGGAGCGCGGCGGGTCGGTGGTCATCATCGGGACCCAGTCGGCGGTGGCCGCGCCCTCGCAGGTGCAGCAGGCCGCCTACGCCGCCTCCAAGGGGGCGCTCACCTCCGCGATGTACTCCATGGCCCGCGAGCTCGGCCCGCACCGCATCCGCGTCAACACCGTGCTGCCCGGCTGGATGTGGGGTCCGCCGGTACAGGCGTACGTCACCTTCACCGCGCACAGCGAACAGGTTGCCGAGGACCAGGTGCTGAACCGGCTCACCGAGCGGATGGCACTGCCGGAACTCGCCACCGACGGGGATGTGGCCGATGCCGCCGCCTTCCTCGCCTCCGACCGGGCGCGGGCGATAACCGGCCAGTCCTTGCTGGTCAACGCCGGTGAGCTGATGCGGTGA